Below is a window of Chryseobacterium arthrosphaerae DNA.
TCCGAGAATACAAAAGATCAAAGACATCATAGAACGGCCTGCCACGGAATTTATCACCGGGGGATTCAGACCGCAAAATACATTGGAGGAATCATGGATCGGACGTGTTTTTGCATATGCCGGACATGAAGAGATTCCTCTGGATCAGAAAGGCAACCCCATGATGCCGCTTTTACAGCTCTATCTCCCCAATCAGCCGTTTGTGCCGGAACTCATCAAAGATAAAAAGCTGATCACTGTTTTTATGTCTTATGATTTCCCGGAAAATCTTGAAAAAATGGGTTCCAACTGGGTGATCAGGGAATATGATAATTTGGAGGATATTGTCATCAAAGACCTCAAAAGCCCGACATCTTATCTAAAACCTTTTCCAATGCGTTCCCAATTGTTCCCTAAAGATGCACCGTTATGGGATGGCGGAGGAATTGAGGATATCGACTACCGTTTAATTTCTGAAATTGTCAGGCTAGAAACAGAAGGACTTTTCAACAGTTATTTCGACATTATCAACCACAGCTACTGTACTAAACTGGGTGGTTACCCTTCCTTCTGCCAACCCGGCATCGGTTTCAAAGATGGTTTCGGCGAAGGTTCTGAATTCGTTTTCCAGATCTCTTCAGACGAAAAAGCTTATCTCAATGTAGTAGACAGTGGAAGTTTTATGTTTGCCAAAAACAAAGACACCGGAGAATGGAGCCTGTATTATGATTTTTATTAAGTTTGAGAAGATTATCAGCTTCTAAAATAAACAAGCCCTATTTCTATAAGGCTTGTTTTTATTTATTCTATACGAGCAAGATACTTGCACTAACAAGGGAATAAGACAATGAAATGAATTCTTAATCTAACTTCTCTTTATTCAATAAGACATGATGCTGAAATTAAGGCGTATTATGAAAGAATCAGGAGAAAAACACTTAAATAATGTGAAATAAACTATAAGCGATAAAATTAGGCTTGATTTAAAGAAAAGAGCCCTGTTGTACGGGGCTCTTTTCATAAAATATTTATTTTAATTTTGTCTCAATTTTTTGAGGCAGATTTTTTACAGTTATTATTC
It encodes the following:
- a CDS encoding YwqG family protein — its product is MDPRIQKIKDIIERPATEFITGGFRPQNTLEESWIGRVFAYAGHEEIPLDQKGNPMMPLLQLYLPNQPFVPELIKDKKLITVFMSYDFPENLEKMGSNWVIREYDNLEDIVIKDLKSPTSYLKPFPMRSQLFPKDAPLWDGGGIEDIDYRLISEIVRLETEGLFNSYFDIINHSYCTKLGGYPSFCQPGIGFKDGFGEGSEFVFQISSDEKAYLNVVDSGSFMFAKNKDTGEWSLYYDFY